The Methanococcus voltae PS genomic interval TTTCCCCAAGTCTTCCTGCATTACCACCGTATGCAATACCAACTTCAACCGCAAAAGGAATTCCCCCTTTATAGGTTTTAGGTTTTCTTGTTAAGGTCTTTAAGAAATTTGGTTCAAGTGTTTCAAGTGATTTCAATATGTTTTCATCACCAATAGGTCTTAAACCTATTGTAGATGGTGCCATAAAGTCCATATCTTGGAGAACTGAAACCAATAATTCAGCTTCTTTCCAATCAATTTTTTTAGGGTCACTTTTTAATAATTTTTTAATTCCTTTCTTGTATTTTTCCAATTCTTCATCGGAAACCATCGAAAATTCTATCAAAGAGTTAACAAAGCTTTCGGGTCTTTTTGTAATATACCTTACTTTTTTCCTGAAATCATCCATTTGTGAAGCATTTAAGTACTGTTTGCTTACATATTCTACAAAATTCTCTGGTTTCTTTTTAAATTGGTTTCTAATTTCTTTGATATGTTCTTCATCTAATTTATTAAATAAGTAATCAGTAATTATGTATTTCAAGTAGTATTGTTTTAATTCTGATAAACCTTCAGGCAATCCCAAAATTAAATTGTTTACTTCTTCAATTTCTTTTTTATCTAAATATTTACCGAATTTATCAAAGTAATATTTAAAATCCGCATTTAGATAGCATTCTATAACAGTGTCCCAGAAAAAGCTATCTCTGTACTGTTCCAATAATTTATCCCTTAAAATGTATAATTCTAATTCCTTAACTCTTTTAGTAGTTACCCTTGATAATTCAGAGCTTAACATACTTGAAAGTCTTGAACTTTCTGTTTCTCTTGCAATGTGTAACATTTCATCAGTTGTTAAACCGTGAGGGTGTGGTTTCATTTCCTCAGGCTTTTCTGGAACCTGGTAAACTGTCCTGTCGAATAAAACTTCTTCTTCAGGGTCTTTTAAAGTTATTTTAGAGTGCGGTGTTGATAAACTAATTCTCCTAAGGTATTCAAAAGGTCCTTGCTCTCTCCTACTGTAGGTTACTTCTTTAAACTCGCCATCTACTTTTGTACCCCGGTACATTCCTTCTCGTGTTTTGTGGCTTACTACATCCCCTTCGTTCTTAGAAATACTCATTTGTATCTCCATTTCGTGGATAATGCCATCGCCTGTTGAAGTTGTAATTTTTAAAGGTTTTCCTGTGGTCATTTGTGAAAATAACAAAACACCGGCTGCACCAATACCTTGTTGTCCTCTTGATTGGATTTGCCTGTGTAATTTTGAACCTGCTAGCATCTTACCAAATACTTTTGGCACGTATTTAGTAGGTATACCCGAACCGTTATCCTCTACAATGAGCCTATAGTATTCATTGCCCAATCTTTCGATTGTTACATTTATGTCAGGCAATATTTCAGCTTCTTCACAAGCATCCATGCTGTTTGTTACCAATTCATGTATGATGGTGGTCATACTTCTTAATTTACCACTGTAACCTAACATGTGCTTGTTTTTTCTAAAAAATTCGGATATTGAGTGTTCTTTAAACTCATCGAATAAATTGACTTCATCAGCCATAATATCACCAACATTAATATTAGAAATAATTGTGTAATTGTATGTATTTTATCTAAATTTACGTAAATTGATTTATTATTTATTTTACATCAATTGTAGTATATTTATTGTAGTATATTAAACATATAGTATTAAATGCTAAAATTTAAATTATGCCAAATAGCTAAATAAATCATAATATAATTTAAATATTTTACTAAATATTTGACATTTTTACCATTCTTATTATTATTTTATTCTTTATTTTATTCTTTAGTATTATTTTACAAG includes:
- a CDS encoding DNA topoisomerase VI subunit B is translated as MADEVNLFDEFKEHSISEFFRKNKHMLGYSGKLRSMTTIIHELVTNSMDACEEAEILPDINVTIERLGNEYYRLIVEDNGSGIPTKYVPKVFGKMLAGSKLHRQIQSRGQQGIGAAGVLLFSQMTTGKPLKITTSTGDGIIHEMEIQMSISKNEGDVVSHKTREGMYRGTKVDGEFKEVTYSRREQGPFEYLRRISLSTPHSKITLKDPEEEVLFDRTVYQVPEKPEEMKPHPHGLTTDEMLHIARETESSRLSSMLSSELSRVTTKRVKELELYILRDKLLEQYRDSFFWDTVIECYLNADFKYYFDKFGKYLDKKEIEEVNNLILGLPEGLSELKQYYLKYIITDYLFNKLDEEHIKEIRNQFKKKPENFVEYVSKQYLNASQMDDFRKKVRYITKRPESFVNSLIEFSMVSDEELEKYKKGIKKLLKSDPKKIDWKEAELLVSVLQDMDFMAPSTIGLRPIGDENILKSLETLEPNFLKTLTRKPKTYKGGIPFAVEVGIAYGGNAGRLGESGRKMEIMRNSNHVPLLFDTTGCGLTNAVKSVNWKRYGLRSDEDAPITIFVNLISTHIPYTSAGKQAISTGAEDNEEIFNEIRQALMICGRDLNNYISRIRKAKEEEQKRKYVMKYAMVFAEGLSSITQKPKDEIEENIIYLLR